The nucleotide sequence cgggctgccaaagcaacGCCGACGCCTGGGCAGCGAGGCCCAAGCGACCAATGGAGTACCGGCGCCCGAGTTAAGACAGCCGACGAGCCTGACGCAGCCGACGCAGCCGAGaacgaggccggcgaggtagaccaCCGAGCCGCCGTGCAGACGTGGCGGAGGCGGATGATGTGGATCGATCGGCGAGCCAGCGCGCGAGCGACGGCTATGATTGGCCATCGCATGGGGCGAAGCCGCCGGGTTGGGGCGATGCAGGTTTTCCGGTCGGAGTAGGGCTgtgacggccggcgcagggcgacgggcAGACCGACGCGCAGACGGTGGCTGGCCCTGACGGGCCGCCTCGGCGCGTGTGGCCGCCGGGTCGGAGGAGATGCCGGCTGGCCGCGCcagggtcggagtagaggcgctcggggtcgacgacgacggtgggcgacgcaaaccgatcaagaatagatcggaaaatcaaaaagtagacgccgatcaaagcgaccgacgaaagagagaaaacccggatcaaaggatcgggaaaaagactctctagggcagccggccaacacggccggcggacaaaccctaggtacgggcggcgcggcccccggcggcggtcgcggagaccgaccgccccgggggcggcgcgcgggtgcggaagcggcgagGGCCAAggtttagaacccggaaactgataccatgttagaaggaagAGAGAGAGGTTTGATGGAATAGTTTGTTGTATTGCttaagcctcgtgggcatatatataggagtacaatgatcaacttgaagtacaagacaagccagaactaATTCTAGTCTATCTAGTCTTttctaataatcaatatactcaacactaAGAACGGATAGTGCATCAGCCAATGGTCCAATACTACTACAATATCATAGGGAAGAACCAAAGAATGTATCGTCATATAAAGATTCAGAGTTTGGACGCCGCTCCAGCATTGGATTGCTATTGCTTGGCATGCCTGGGAAGCAGGTCGACACATGCTTGACAGTGGTCATCGTGGTAGCACCATCGATGAGGGGCTCGAGCCGGCGGTGCAGCTGGAAGGTCTTCTTCTTCGCTGGGAAGGTCTTCTTCACCGGAGAATGTGCAACCTGCTTCTTGAGATGGTGGGGCAGGCTTCTTCTTCGCTGAAGAGCTTCATGAAGACTTGGACCCCACGACGCCGGAGGTTCCTATCAAAAATAAATAGTTCAATATTTGCAAGTGGGTACCTAAATCGCAGACAAGATATTCATCTAAACTCACCTTCGTGCTCCAAATTAGCAACAAAACACACACGTAGGTACTCCctcagtaaagaaatataagagcgtttagaatactacgctcttatatttctttactgagGGAGTACCTAAATAATTTGATGCTCTGAATAACCGCCTAACTGACAAGACATATCAGGAAACCCCAATAGAGAAACTGTTGTACAAAGTGCAAATTATATTGGAACATCCAAATATGAATGCTAATAGAGTATACAAAACTACGAAGTTAAATGCAAGGGATGTGTACAGCAGAGCATGTCACATGAGTAATGCAACTAGCTTTACGGAGCTGCTAGCTTTTTTTTAATTATTTGTTTTAGAAAAGGATGAGACCTCTGGCcactgcatctggacgatgcatacatccactttattaattattcacataagAACTTATttagtcatacaacagtaagactaaagccaccgtctagctagacaacatctgtcgctactccccCGCCACTGCTGCCATCTGCCACGCGGGTTTCACcccgcggcggcgcgaggaggggaggaggagagggcggcggcggcgcctaggGTTGGAGAAGCCCCCGAGTCGCCTAGGGCGGGGGCGACGCGAGAGAGATGGTTCTACGGAGCTGCTAGCTAGTTGGTCAACTATATAATCTTTCtctttcaaaataagtgtctcaaccttagtacaactttgtactaagtttGGTACAAAGTTgaaacacttattttggaacagagtaaGTATATTGATGTGATGTTAGTATGTAGTATTGACCTGCAATCTATATCGAGCTAGAAGAAATCATGGCCAGTTGTTCACGAATTCAGTAAGTAAAACAGAGTACTGCTGTAAACAGAGCTAGGTACGGAGAGGACGAAGCGGACAGAGGCCTTGATCTCGCGGGAGGGGGCAAAGGGGAAATAATAAGCCAGCAAAAGAGTGGTGATTTGGAGGGGCGTCGGGATTTCGAGCAAGTTTAGATAGAGTCTCGGGGAGGGATCGGAATTCTGAATTCAGTCACATTTCAATCAAAGTTGTCCTGGATTATTGGTGCAAAAGCATTAACTGACAAGGTAAACCGGAATAATACTCACCCTAAGTGCAGAAGAAGTCAAGCAGCAACCGGAGCTCGAGATCGTCACCGTCAGTCATCAGTGAAAAACTTCTAAGGGCTCTAACCGGAGCTCGAGATTCCCATTCTCATTCCCATGAGCAGCGAACAGGTGGTCATTCACGCCCCCCACGCCTAGGATGGGCTCCCGCTCCCGCTCCGTTCCCCCACCCACGCCCCCCACgcctgctccggccgccgcctcctccctcccccaGCCTCCGGCGACGGCCACCCTCCACGACCCCATCGCATCCAAGGACTCCCCCACCGCCCAAGCCCTGCGCGCCGCCCTCGGTGTTGGGGACGCCATGGGGGACGACTTTCAAGATCAGTTATGGCGCTGCCTCTCCAAGCATATCAACCCGCGCCGCCACGAGCCGCCATGCTTCCTCTCTGTGCATGTCCATCACTCCACCCTCGACATCGACGAGATGCTTGTGGCCGTCCTCATGCAAGCATGCCTGGGTGGCAATGCTCCCGCTTTCCAGGCTACTCGAATCCAAGACAAGCTCTTTCGCATCTCGGTCTCCGACATGCGCATCGTTCGTGCTCTCATCGCAGAACCCATTCTTGTCGCCACCACCCATTCGATCAAATTTCTTCCTTTCCCACCACCACCCCATCTCTCCCACCAGCCACCCATCCACCAAAAACCAAAAGTTGACATTGGCGATCGGTTTGCCCACGCCGATGCATTCCTTCGCTCCCAGCTCGGCTTCCTCCCAACGCCCGGTGTCGACTTTGCTCACAACATCCTTGATTTGTTCTCATCCACCGTCTTCACAACGCCACACAACTCTGTCTCGACAACTAAAATCATGTTCTTCGTCCACAAGGCCAACTTCTCGGTTGACAACATTCTGGTGGCCACGCTCCTTTCTTTCCGTTTTGGTGGTCAGCCGCGCTCAATCTCCGTCGACCGGATTTCTAACGCAGCTTTCACTGCGTCGGTCTCCTCCAGCCACATCGCCACCCTCATGGTGGCTTGTTCCCCCATCGTCGCACCGCGCTTGTTTGCCACCATCACCATCGCGCCCTTGGGCGCGCTGGCCCTGCCGGCGGACCGCACGTCGGCGCCGCCCATGCATGCGGAGACGCCGCCTCGCATCGTCGTcaacaatcccccccccccccccgctcccccCCCTGCATGCTGCCCatgcagctgggacccaccaccgcTAACGGTCGGGCGCCAACTGTCTCTCCTGCAGCTCCAACAGCTCTCGAGCCACCATGACCACAGCCAAAGGTACGACTGTTCCGGCCTGGGATTTCGTTCAATAAGCTCATTTTCTCCATGTACCACTGCCTTGTCACCACACCCACCACAGGCTTAACTCATAAACGCACCACACCTATATGGGTAGTTTTCTGTTCTAAGTCAGTATGCGCAAATGAAACTTTGATTAACAATGCATTAGACCACCAGTTTTCATTCAAATGTGTTTTCCACCCTGCAACACTTGCACCCAACCTGTACCTAGTACATGTGTACTCGGTCAATGTTAGAACAGAAGTCCTTCGTTGTGCTCCTGTTcaattttcaaattttgaacttCGTCTATTTGACTCCCTTGACCAAGCATAACACACAGTGCGATTGGTACCGCTGCCAGTCACGTTTGAACCGGATTCGATTGACTCGAACGAGCCCATCCTACCTAACCACCCCACGTCCTTGCTTGGACCGCCACCATCGACTAAACTACTCGCGCAAGATCTCTCTCACCTGTTAACAGATATTCACCACACTGTTCCTCGCGCGGATTCCCCTGGCCATGCCTCGGTTGACCACAACGCACTCGATGACACTGGACACGTGTTCATCTCATCCACCGCGGCCTCTCCCGTCACGTCTCGCTGCATCCTAGCTTTAGAAAGAAAACAAGACCAACGCGACGGCGGCGCTGCGCTATCCATCGATCAACCTGGTTTTTCTATCGATACGGCTTTGAACGACGCACGCCACCGCTCCCCATCACATCCCACTGCACACTCGGACCCACCCTAGTCGCCACAGCCGCCCTCCGGTCGGCTGTGCGCCCTGTCCGCCTCCCCAGCAGCCATCTCGCACGCAAAATCAAACCCTTCCGTCACTGAATCTGTGGGACCGCAAGCCCCCTCCAGTCCACCCGCACCGCATGACATATCCAACGCTTGCATGCACACGCATGCGCCCATCATCACGCCTACCACAACACCTTCCTCCCCTACCTGCGTCAGCCTACTCGCCTCCCCGTCCCCTCAGCTCCATCCCGAGACCGCCATTAACCGAGCACAAGCCACTGCCACTGCTGCCATGCCTGCGAGCCCTTCGATCTCCACGCCGCTGCAGGTCCCGCGCAGCTACCGGGAGGTTTTGCTCAGTCCCCCACCTCGGGTCTCTGCATCTCCTCCTCCCACCCTAGCGGCCCCGCTGGCCTATAAATCACGCCCTTCTCCGATGCCTAGCCCCAAGCACATCCACCACCACTACTCTCGCAAGAAGAAGCCAAGGTGCTTCCGGTGCCTTGCTTCTGACCACATCGTCGACGACTGCCGAGACCCTGTACGCTGCTCCCGCTGCTGGTGCTCCGGCCACCGGAGTTTCAGGTGCAAAGCCATTCGTTTCCTCCCTTTCTTCCCTGCCATGCCCCCTTCCCCGAGTACTACTTCTAACCCTGCTTTTGTGCGTCCGCCATGCAGCCCGATGGCGCACACGACAGGCACGCACACCGCTTCCGGCTCATCCGCAGGCTCCAGGCGCTCTGACGGAGCTCCGATCTGGTTCGGCTCCCACTGCGTCCTCACCTCTGATCTGCCGCCGTTCCGCCTCCCGCTCATCTTTGGCCCTCgcacctcctcctcgtcgccgccagCGCCATCCTTCGCCACTCCTTCACCTCCCTCCCCTGTCACTGCACCCATAGCGGCCTCATGCTTCTCTCCCCCGGAGCCACACATCCCCCTCCTTGTCCCTCCAACCTGCCTAGTTCGCCAGGTTGACAACCTAGCCTACGTCCACCTAGCCAACCCCATGCACAACCCATTCCGATTCATCCGCCAGGCCATCGCCCGCCACCGCAACAACCCTACCTTCGGCCTCACCTCCTCCGCACGCGGCGCCGCTCGCCTGTCCTTTGCTAACGCAGAGGAGCACCTCACGGCCACGGGGCACGGTCCCATCCACCACGAGGGCAACACCCTCTTCTTCGAGAGACCTGAGCATGCAGATAATAGATccaccgccatcttcatccacatggCCGAAATCGAGGCTTTTGACTATCCAGATGAGCTTTGGCACCCTGAGGGGGCGGAGTACTTCTTCTCCCACCTTGGTGACTTTGTCTCTGCCGACCAGCATTGCTTCCAGGGCGACCACTCTAGCGTCCGTGCTCTCGTCATGGTTGCTCGCGACTTTGTCCTCCCACCCTGTCTCATGGTTCGCCTGCCTGACAACGATGTCGTTGTCGTCAAGCTGGAGAGCTGCGCGCTCTTCCGGCATGGCTCTGGGGCCTCTCCTTTCTCCTCAGAGAACGGTGACAGCGGCTCTCAAGTCTCCAACCCTCCTCTGTCTCCCAACACTATCTCCCGCATTCGCAACATTGCCACTGCCATGTCACCATTCGCCTGCACTCTGGAGTCACCACAGGGCCCTCCCCCTTCTTCATCGACGGATCGGCCTCTTGACGACATCCCGATCCTTGCTGTCATGGCGGATGGCATGCCGGTCGCCATGCTAGTTCATGCCCCATGGAATCCTCCGGCTCGCTTGCCCTGTCCTGCCCTGACGCAGGCACACGCCCGCCTCTCTCGCCCCCTTCTCGCACTGCCAGCTCCTCCTTCCCCGCCTCCTCAGCTACATGATCTATCCCCTCCACCTTCCCCACCTGCCCCTCCGGCTCCTCTCCCTGTGGTGATTCCTGCCGATCAACCCCTGGACCTGCCTCCAGAGCCACCACATGAGTGCCTGGCCAGGCGCATTAGCAGGCGCGCAAAGATGGCTGTCAACTCTGGCATCATGGCCAGGCGCAGTGCTCGCCAGGCCGAGATCGACCCTCCTATCTACTCCACTATGACTGCCAAGGCCATGCGCTCCAAGGCCAAGAAGCTCGACCTGTCCGCGGCATCCAAGGACCTCTCCGACGCTCTCATCCACGCCCGTCTCTGCGATGAGACGGGGCTCATCGACGGCTCCGCTCGCGGCCCGGCATCGCTAGAGGAGctggctgctgttgctgctgcctgTGGTGCTCCGCCGGAGATGGTCGGCGACATCGCTTCGGGCTCCGGTGACACTGGATCTCCATGATGCTCTATCTCCTCCTCGGCTACATGTGTGGCAGCCCGTGCTGGCCTTGTATGCGGTGCATCGCACCACTACGTCCCTGTTATCTTAACCGTATGCTAGTTGTAATGCTGCTCACTACTTATTCTGTCAGTTTGTCAATGTGTATCAGGATCTGCCATGGTTGGCTTTTGGGTATCCGTCCCTATGTAAGGTGTCAACTTAAGTTTCCATTATGAAAAACGAAACGTTCTCTATCGTATCCTGGAATGTGCGTGGTTTAGGGGACAATGATAAGTGCTCTAATGTGTTCTCTGAAATCAAACAATTGGGGCCTTCAATCGCTCTGCTACAAGAAACAAAATTGCAAACACCTGATTCCATCAAACTATGATCCATCTTGCCACGCTTCCTCGATTCTAATAACCACCTAGATGCGATCGGATCTGCCAGTGGAATCCTATCTGCTACCAACTCTCGCTGCTTCTCACTTCTTAACTGTCAGCACAAACGCTTCACTACTACCTTAACTCTATCATGCCTTGCCTCGCCGCATCACATCTTCATCACTAATGTATACGCCCCCTCTCAACGTGTACTAAAACTTGAATTCCTAGATGAACTTAAGCAAATAGAGCCACCAAGCACATCTCCCTGGCTTCTCATTAGTGACTTTAACCTTACACGATTCCCTAATGAGCGGAACAACAACAAATTCAGACGATCGGAAGCCGATGCCTTCAATGACACAATTGATCAGCTCGCTCTGTTAGAAATACCAATTCTGGACAGACAGTTTACCTGGTCAAACAAACGATTATCGCCTACGCTAATTCGCTTAGATAGAGTACTTATTAACCTTCCTTGGGATGCTCTCTTCCCAAACACGCACCTAACCTCCCTTACCAGATTCGTCTCTGATCATGTTCCTCTTCTAGTTACTATATCCACTGATGTCCCTTCTTCCCGCCTTTTTAGATTTGAACGCTTCTGGACCTCATTCCAGGCCTGTATCAACACTGTGCGGGCCTTTTGGCAGCCCAACGGCCACGGGCCCCCCAATGATCCAGCTGCTTCCCTCGCCCATAACATCAAAAAAACACGATCGGCCCTAAAATCCTGGGCCAAGACGTTGCGGCCCATCTACCAACGGGAAAATAACTGCAAAATCGCTATCCAGGCCCTCGACCTAAACGAAGAATTCGCTCCTCTATCTCCCCTTGAGCAAAAACTAAGGCTGGTCCTCTCCAACTTGCTGCAATGTGCTATCAAACAAAAGATCGCATTTTGGAAACAGAGGGGGAAGATTCGAGTCGCCATCGATGGGGACAAAAATTCTAGGTTCTTCCACGCCTCTGCAACTCAGTGCTCTCGCTCAAATAAAATCCCTATGCTTATTCATAACTCCTCCGAAGTCTTCCTACACGAACAAAAAGCTGATATCTTAAAAAACTACTTTCAACAACTAATCGGAAATGGAAAACACGCCATTTGGAACTTCAGTTTACACCAGCTATACCCCTCTACCCTTCCCCAACTTTCCGATCTCACACAACCTTTCTCACAAGACGAAACCCACCAGGCTTTCCTTACCATGAACACAAATGCAAGCCCCGGCCCAGATGGCTTTGGACCAATCTTCTTCAGAAAATTCTGGCACGATATCAAACAGTCCATATTACCGTTCTTTTCTGCCTTCCACGACCAAACGGCTTCTCTTGAACGTTTTAACCGAGCCTTCATGGTTCTCCTTCCCAAAACCCTAGCGCCAACGTCTCCAGATGCTTTTCGACCAATCTCTCTTCAAAACTGTACCCCAAAAGCAGTTGCCAAAGTTCTCACTAACAGAGTCAAGCCACTTATCCCTCTGCTCATTCACTATGATCAAACGGGTTTCCTTCACAGACGCAACATCGCTGAAAACTTCATTTATGCAGCCGATATCCTTAGTGCTTGCCACACACGTAAAGCGCCGACCATGGTCTTCAAGCTGGATTTCAGAAAAGCTTTTGATTCCATCTGCTGGTCCTCCCTCCTTCAAATCCTACAAGCTCGAGGTTTCCCCCCACTTCTCTGCTCATGGGTCCACAAAATTCTCTCCACTGGCAAAACGGCCGTCCTCTTAAATGGCATTCTGGGGCCATGGATACAATGCCGATGCGGCTTACGACAAGGAGATCCCTTCTCGCCATATTTGTTCATCATTGTTGCTGATGTCCTTCAAAGACTGATCGCCAACGCCTTCAAACAAAATGTTCTTTGCCACCCACTACGACCAAATGAACCACCAGTGACGCTGCAATACGTGGATGATACTCTTATCATCGCTGCTGCTAACGATTTAGCTACCTTAACCCTAAAACAAACGCTCCACAATTTTGCCCTTGCAACAGGCCTGCTTATCAATTTCCAAAAAACGGCACTCCTCACCATCGCCACTGATCCATCCATGCAAAACAAAATCGCCACTGCCAGTGGATGCTCATTATCCTCCTTTCCACTAATGTACCTAGGCCTTCCTCTCTCCCCCACTAAGCTACCGCTCACAGCTTTCGACCCAATCCTTGACAGCTTTCGAAAGTTCCTCTTCGGCTGGATAGCGCGTCTGCTCTCGCGCGGTGCTTGCTTAACTCTGCTCACTGCAGTTCTAGACTCACTTACAGTTTATTTTATGTCAGTTTTCCGTCTTCCCAACTCCATCTTAGCAAAACTTGACACCATTCGAAGGGCGTTCTTCTGGTCTCATGAGGCAACTTGCACAGGGGCAAGCTGTTTAGTCGCTTGGAAAAACGTTTGCAAACCAAAAAATACTGGTGGTCTAGGCATTAAAAATCTTGAAGTTCAGAACCGCTGCTTGCTTATGAAATTCTCCTTTAAAATTCTACAGAACCCAAATGTCCCTTGGACACAGTGGTACCACCAACAATACCCTCTTGGCATCTCAGTAAAAACTGCAAGGCCCTCCTTCCTCTGGAAAATTATCAACAACCAATTGCCACTGCTCATCGAGCACTCTTTTGTGATCACCTACAATGGCCTCTCCACCTTCTTTTGGTTAGACACATGGCTACTTCAGTCGCCTCTCTATAAAGTTTTCCCCAACCTACACTCACACTCGTTGGATGACAAGGTTCTAGTGGCTACAATATGGCAAAAAGGCTTATTAGCGAACCTGCGGAACCGTCTATCTAATGTTGCTGCTCGCGAGCTGGACTGTGTTCTGTTGCTGTTGCAGGATTTTCAGCAGGTACCTAGATCTAACGAACGGTCCCTCTCCCACGGGCTGCCATTCTCTGCCAAGAATGCTTACTACTCCCTTCTTGCTGAGGACGATACTGATACACACCACCACTTCATCTGGGGTTCCATGGTGCCAATCAAAGTCAAGATCTTCGCCTGGCTTCTCCTCCGTGATCGGCTAAACACGAAGGCCAACATGTTTCACAAGCACATTGCCCAATCAGCTGCTTGCCCCCGATGTCAAGACCCGCACGAGGATGCTCTTCATCTCATCTCCAACTGCTCCTATGCAACATAGGTTTGGTCCTCCTTGGGTCTGCCCTCACCAACCTCCCTGGATGATCTGCAACAATACCCCACGATTCCTGGCCTCAACCCAAACATCTGGCCTTCGGTCGCTCTGACGGTTGCATGGAAGATTTGGGACTCGAGGAACGCCTTTGTCTTCAGAAACGAGGATCACACCCACAGAACCACAATTCGTAATATTGTAGCAGATTTCTCCCTCTGGgtcttccggttcaaaaagaaagaAGATAATACTTCTGCTAAGCTATGGCTGAATTTCCTCTCTGCTTCTATTCATTAACTGTTTTTGTTGTAATCTGAACCAACACTGTAATTCTTCGATCCTCTTTTGAgtggtaatatattcaggtggggaagctCTCCCCCCCGGTGACCGTTCAAAAAAAAACTGATGctctataaaataaataaataagtaatgagCATGTGTATTGTTTGGAGAAATAGAAGTAAGCCAAAATCTACAAAAGAAACCTGAGAGAAATAACTCACTTGCTAAATAGGTCTGAAGGGTGGGACGGTTGGGATGGCTTTCAACTGCATGCCTCAGCACAGCACGCGCACTCCCCTTGCACTTCACGGAAGAGCTGGATTTCCCATAACAAAGTGCAACGCTGACTTTCTGAAGGGAAGGGAGGTGTGTCCCATGCCGACATCCAGCTCACCGCTGGCAATATCCGACCACTCAGCACGGAACCCCAGGATTTCAAGCCTTGGCATTGCTCCTCGTGGAAACATAGATGGCCCCGTGAGAAAACCAAAGAACTCGCACACTCTCAAACATGGGAATGCATTAGCGCCAACAACGAATGTTTCGACACGAGTGTGTTGATCTTTGTTGGTCGACAGGAAGAGATAACGAAGAGTGGGACAAGGATCTGAATATCAACTTCCGGACGCACTCTGTCCACTGAAACATGCATGTATGAGAGGAGGGGAACCAATGATGAATTAACCCACCTAGGCAATGTCGTGGTGCACCTTGTAAACAAGAGGTACCGAAGCTGTGGGGTGGGCACAAAGCCATCCCAGCTGACATCAGACCTTGCACGCCATGCACAACCGAAAATTGTTAGACTCTGCATTTTCTGCAGCTTGCTCAGGGACTCCACCAAAGAATTACACACACTCTCATCGCTCCCATTCCAGCAAAGGTAGAGCACTCTCAGCTTGACCAGTTGCCCTAGCTCTTTCACATCCACCAATTTTCCAGTCAGCTCTTCTAGGGACGTCAGGTTCCCGATCCCAACGGGTAACACCGCGTCTTGTGCATCTAGGAATATCAAACATTTTAGACGGACAACACTTGGCGGAATCACTCGTATACTTGATCCATTTTCTGCTAAGTCGAGTGTCTCCAAAAACTGTAGCTTTCCTACTTCCACAGGGAGCTCACGAACAAAAGTGCTTCTGAGCCCTAGATACCTTAGGTGTAATAAATTGTCAATATACCTGAGATCAACATCATGGCCATTTCTCCCAAGATCACAACCTTCTAAATCCAATACACGTAAAACTTGAAAGCATGAAATAGTTCGGATTAGATCAATATTTGTTCTAAAAAGAACAACAGACCTCACTTGTGGCATACTTTTTGCATCGACCAGATTGGTGGTGGGCTCTGACATGCTATTTTGAAAAGATAATCTGCGACTCTTGCTATGTGAAATAGATTTGCTTTGTTGTGTACCATCTAATATTGTAGCAAAGTTTTGTTCACTAGACAGGGAACATAACAGATCAAGCACCATATCATGCACGCGACAAGCTCCCGCCTTGCCGGTAGCATCAACATGTACTGGTTGAATCAAGTTTCTATTTGCGAGCTCATTGAAGTAACTCTCTCCAAGCTCAAATAGTCCAGTTTCTTGTTCTCCACCTTGCACAAAGCCCTCGGCTATCCACATCCATATCAGCCGGTCTCTCCTTATCTCAAAATCCTCTGGAAATATACTGAGATATAATAAACAAGTCTTCAAATGAGAAGGTAAATCGTAATAACTAAAGGACAATATTCTCTGCATGTCCTTTGCACCTCCACCTCCTGCAAGTCCACGACCAATAGAGCCAAGTATGTTGTCCCATTGATACTTTGGCTTTATCTGTTGATCTTGACCATTACTAGCTAAAATACTAGCAATAGTGATTATGGCTAGTGGTACTCCACCACATTTTTTTAAGATTTCTCTAGATACCTTCTCCAACTCATCGGGACACTTAATTCCTTGAGGAAATATTCTTTTGTAGAAGAGTCTTTTGGAGTGATCATCAGTAAGTGGTTTCATCTGATATATTATATCATCACCAGAAGAGCAACATGCTTCAGAGATACTGCCAATGCGGGTGGTAGTCATTACTCGACTACCAAGGTAGTTGTTGGAGAAAACACACTTGATCAATCCCCATGCTTCTTCATCCCATATGTCGTCAATTACAATAAGGTACCTGTATGTGTTCTTTAGAGCGTTAGTTTGAAAATGAACCAACATAACTAGGTTTCTATTATGTCCAGAAGTCAGCACCAAATTAATTAAGAGAAGGTATTGCCAGCTCAAGAAATTTATAGAAAAAAAATTAATCGGCTAGAAACATAGATGGTGCATAATTGGAAGATTCATATAAAACACAAAAGAAAGGCCTAATACCAGCGTCCATTTAACAAAACCAAAGTAAAACTAATTTGGTATGTTAGAGCTAATCTTGATATTTGTATTAGCATGTTTGAGTTTTGCATGTAGTCTAGTCTAGTGTGGTGTTCGTCCGACGAAGGCTTCAGGTGAGCGCGCCAAGGAGGTGAGATGCCAGGATGCCGTGTTAGGCGGCGAGCACGGCGAGATGCCGATGGTGCTGCGTGAGAAGCGGCAAGAAGTATCAGAGGCTGGAGCCGTGATGGACTGCATCAAATTGGGTCGGGTGAACCGGCCAGTCGTTCTGTTTGTTGGACTAGCTGTTCATGCGTGAGTTCGTTTAGTCCTAG is from Triticum aestivum cultivar Chinese Spring chromosome 1B, IWGSC CS RefSeq v2.1, whole genome shotgun sequence and encodes:
- the LOC123102105 gene encoding disease resistance protein RGA5, encoding MEAAMIPLIKKLRGLLANEYNLEKRVRKGVKSLITELEMMHAVLSKIGTKPAEQLDEQVLMWAGKVRELSYRMEDAVDGFLVRVEDVGHDHGSNNMKNRVKKFLKRATKLFTKGKALHQISNDIEEAQWLSQELGDLRQKYMSDADTKGNGDAIDPRLKAVYKDVTELVGIDHIRDELIEKLCDGNERSKDQLRTMSIVGFGGLGKTTVAKAVYDKIKVQFDSIFKKILYELDKSKYATINEAARDHEQLLDELRNFLQDKRYLIVIDDIWDEEAWGLIKCVFSNNYLGSRVMTTTRIGSISEACCSSGDDIIYQMKPLTDDHSKRLFYKRIFPQGIKCPDELEKVSREILKKCGGVPLAIITIASILASNGQDQQIKPKYQWDNILGSIGRGLAGGGGAKDMQRILSFSYYDLPSHLKTCLLYLSIFPEDFEIRRDRLIWMWIAEGFVQGGEQETGLFELGESYFNELANRNLIQPVHVDATEGCDLGRNGHDVDLRYIDNLLHLRYLGLRSTFVRELPVEVGKLQFLETLDLAENGSSIRVIPPSVVRLKCLIFLDAQDAVLPVGIGNLTSLEELTGKLVDVKELGQLVKLRVLYLCWNGSDESVCNSLVESLSKLQKMQSLTIFGCAWRARSDVSWDGFVPTPQLRVCEFFGFLTGPSMFPRGAMPRLEILGFRAEWSDIASGELDVGMGHTSLPFRKSALHFVMGNPALP